GCTCTGTGCTCACCCTGTCCCGGGGAGGGGGACGTTTGCTGTTTGGGTGCCTGcacctgcccggggctggggtcTGATGGTTCCCCCCTGCCCCGAACAAGACATTTCCCTGATGCCATCTCTGCAGGTCACTCCCTGCATCAGCCAGGCcgccctccctgcaccccaaccCAGGGAGCCCCTGGGAAGCTCCTGCCAGGGCAAAGCCAGCCCCCCACCAAACCCAGACCCCCCCGCTGGGGCTCCATGGTAGTGGGATGTGGGGTGACACGGTGCTGGCCGTGCCCAGCACAGCTTGTCTGCAGTGTCCCCGGGGTGGGGCTGTACACCCCGCTCCCTCGGCCACAGATTAACTGCATTACTGCACCCGGggattggggaaaaaacaaattaatgtttctgggggtgctgctggggagcagcacccatGGGGAGTGGGAGAAGAGCCTGGGCGGGGCAGGTACCCAAGCAAGTGAGGGCTGGTGGTGTGGGTGCCCATGGTGAGCCAGGCCGGGTGCTGGGGACCGGCAGGGTGCAAGGACAGTGGTATTTGTGGCCATTcgctgccctgcccagccccgtgtgccccagcagctccccgcCGCCTGTGACAGCGCCAGGTCAGCGGAGGAGCCGCTTCTGCAGCACCAACAAACCAACCCCGAGTGTGGGACCCACGGGGCAGCCAAGGGGGCCTCCCCGCTCAGCTCATGCCCCGCCACTGACCCCCACCATTAATTAATTCGGCTACAACCTCTTTCTGACAGCACTGAAACGGGTGCTAACGCTGGTTTATGTTAACTGAGCCGCAGGATGAAGCAACAGAGCTATTGGCCATGCTCGCCCTCCCCAGGGGGTGTGCGGTGGGTGACTGGGGGGACGGGCACAGCCACAGGCACAGCTGGGGGGGCACGAGTCCAGGCTCAAAGCCGTGACAATGGCTGCACAGGCTGCTGGCGTGGCCAGGGCTGGCTCTGGCACACCCTGCCAGAAacacaatgacatttttttttctataaaacacTATTCACAATTTGTACGAGGCagcccagctccctgggcagagCCACTGGTGGCCCAGGGTGGCTCTGGTGGGCCAGGCCACAGCTGGCCAGGGCAATGTCCCCTAGACCATCCCAGCACCCTGTGGAGCCTCTTGGCCTGTCCTCAgagccaggaggaagaggagccggGGTGTGAGAGAGGCTGAGGGCTGCTGGGACGCAGCAAGCAGACCCGTGCTCCCCCAGGGGCTAGGCTGCCACCCCCAAACTTAGCTCCCATGAGCGCTGCTGGGAgtgccccgctccccccgggcaGCACGGAGACTGTCTGGGTTGGGGGGAATAAATAAATTAACATGGAAAGAGCAAAAGGGTAAAACACTGCCAGGGACAAcgggcgggcagcccccgccagaccgcaggaggggagaggggcagggggtgACGAATGCGAGGGAAGGCGCCGGCTGTGCCGAGGGCTCCGCATCCTTCCGCATGCCGACGGCGTCCTGGAGGCGGCTGCCCAGGGTCAGTTGCTGTTCATGATCCACCAggaagctggggagggagagTGTAAGGGCTCAGGGACGTGCAGTCAGCGTTAAACAGGGCAGGGGGATTGGAGGTGGCAGAGACTTGAGCACCAGGAACGCGGTCAGTGGGAGCAGCAGGTCAGGAGGAGCACTGCCAGCGTGGGATTTAGTCCAAATTAACCCATGTTCCATGTTATTTTACTCAAGACCCAAAAGTGACAGCAAACTGGGGCTTAATTTGGTATTATCTGTGACCAAGCTCTCCCAGTTCCTCACGCCTGTCAGATTTCTATTGGTACCATGGGGAATGTGCGTTTTCCCCGAGCTGGTCTCTCCCCGGCCTCAGCACCACTGTAAAGTGGACGCAGCCCCTGGGACTgacccagcagggccagggctttGCAGAGCAGGTTCAGGGctcagatgggaaaaaaaaaatgaggcatcAGGTGTATTCCAGACAGGGCTGAGCTCATCTCCTACCCAGGAAGTGTCCCCAGCTGCTCGGCCGTCCTGGTGGGAGAGCAGCCAGCACACCCCCCTAAACCTGCCCAGGGAAACAGGTCTCACTTGGGCTTGAAAAACACAATTTAGGTCACCCCCAAGCCAATCTTCTGCTCTGGAGGGATGGAGGCGCCTGTCCTGCCCTCTGCACAACACCCGGAGCAGGAGCACGGGGCTGCTGGGGTCCCACAGCCCCCCAGGGCCCTCTCACCTGGGAAGAGCATGGTGGTCAGCAGCTCCGGGGACTCCAGCAAGCTGATGATGGACCGCTGGAAAGTCTTGCTGCAGCTGGACTGCAAGTGGCTGTAAAACAGCgtgtggggtggggagggcgCAGGGCCTGCGCACGCCAGGCGGTGCAGGAGAGCGGCTGTGCGCCGGGATCCCTGCCCAGGCACGGGGATGGGGCTGCTTCCGCACCACCCGGCGCAGGgcaccccctcctgccctgctccctaaACCCTTTATCAGGGCGTTCACCCCTTTCCGCTGCAAAGGGCCGCGGGGACGCGCTGGGCTGAGCAGTcagcagcaggacaggcagcGCAAGGAGAGGGAGCAGTGGGGTCCTGGTGGAGCCCCGAGAGGAAACACCACTCAGCGCCCCCATCCCCCCCCCGCAGAGCATCCGGACCCACCCCGCACAAAAAAAGCCTCCAACCTTCTCCATGAAGTCACGTCCTGCCAGAACTCGTAAAGGATGAAGCAGGCCTCGTCCGTCAGCTTGCAGGCAGACACGCTGCGGGGACAGGAGCGACGCTGAGACGGGGCCGGGCGAGCTGACACGGTGCAGCCACGTCAGTCCCGCTGGGCCCCGGAGCGAGGGGCACAGTCTGCACGTGAGCCTCACCACGGGGCTTTCAGAGAGCGGTTTGGAGGCATCCACAGTTTGTGGCTGCCCCGCGGCTCCAGGAGATCCCGAACCCAAATCCTTGTGCTTCGCAGTTcccgcaggcaggcagcagaggagctgtACAGCTATTAAActggtccctgctgctgctgcccagaaaCCAGCGTGTTAAGTGTTTTATTAAGCATTTCTTAGCGCGTCCCTAGCACTGCAGCACACAGCCTGACAAAGGAGCTCATCCCTCCAGCCCTGCGGAGCAGGTGTGCATCATCCCTCACACCTCacacagagaaactgaggcacgagTGCAAGGAGCCGAGATCCCAGCACAAAACCACAGCTCGCTGCTCCCCAAAGTGATGCTGTCTCGCCAGACGATGCTTCCCACGCTCCCTCCTGCCGCAGGAACAGGCTGGGGCTTTCTCCAGTCCATGGGAAGATGGAGGGGGAAGCAGCAGGGAGGCGAGAGAGCAAGGCTCAGCGTGCAGGGCCTGGGGAACCATCTGCACTCTGGCTAAGGATGAACggttcctccagctgctgccaagGGCTGCAGGAAAGGACCAAGCTCTGGGACGGGAGAGCAAAGCAAGTCACCCGGCAGCTCGGAGGCTGCATCCTCCTGCGTGGTGCAATTCCCTGGTGTGAACCAGGACAGCGGAGTCTCCCCAGGCTTCACTGCAGCTCTCCACTCACATGGAGAGCCTGCCCGTGCAACACTACCCAGTTGTCTGCACTAATAGCTCTCATGACAGAAAAGCCCATCAATTCcgaagaaaaaaattaccattcTCTCTGCCACACGTGTCAAAATAAGTATCTTCCTTTTGTTTGGACTGAAAACGCAATTTTGTGCTGTTGGaactgaagagctgaaaaatgACACTTTAAATGGGAACAGCACGAACATTTCCCACTGAAAGCTGCCTGACATCTCCCGTGGGAGAAGGAAAGCGCCTCTCAAAGAGCAGCTGTGCAATCTCCAGGGACACGCTGGCAGTGGCGTGTCACTGGAGGCAGACCTGGGCTCCATCCTCCGCTCTGCTCGGAGCTCCAGAGCAGTGCTGGGGGGCAGAGCCTTGGTCTCACGCCAGGGTTGGCTTCAGGTGTTCACGCCTGCTTCCCACCAGCGCTACACACACTTTACATAAAGCACTGCTCTGACCTGCACTCTCCCATTGACTTCtccccattattttttttttattactctgcccttgtgagaccccacctggaatactgtgtccagctttggagcccccaacacaagaaggatatagaactgttagaacaagtccagaggagggctaccaagatgatcagagggctggaacacctctcctatgaggacaggctgagagagttgggcttgttcagcctggaaaagagaaggctccggagagacctcatagtggccttgCAGTACCTGAAGGGtgcctacaagaaggctggggagggactttttacaagggactgtattgataggacaaggggtaatgggtggaagctgagggaggggaggtttagactaaatataaggaagaagttttttactgtgagggtggtgaggcactggaacaggttgtccaaggaggttgtggatgctccatctctggaagtgttcagagccaggttggatggagccttgagcaacctgggctagtggaaggtgtccctgcccatggcaggggggttggaactagacgatctttgaggtcccttccagcccaaaccattctatgattctatgattttcaagTTCTTCAGTGCGGGAGGAACGTGTGCATTCGCACATGCCACAGCTGTTCCTGCTGGCATAAAAACCATCCCCTCCTTGCCAGAGGCTGACAAGGGGCTCTCGCTGGGAGTACCTGCAGCAGGAGATGGTACAGCACCGCAGGCAGAGACACCGCTGCAGCTGTGACACTGTCCTGTCCTCTCTGCAACGTCAAACCTCTGCGCGCCAAGCCCACCCTTGCACTGACCAGCACATAAAAAATTCCACAAAAAGCCCTTTCATCCCCCAAGTGTGCCATGTTAAAAGCCCCTATTTCTGGGCAAGCCACTCCACAAACAGCCCCACCACCTGCCACACTtactgcaggcagctgctctgcccGGCGGTGACCTCCGTGTAGGACCTGAACGCCTGGCGGAACTCCTCAATGCTGCTCGTCGCCACTGAGATCTGCCTCTTGGCCACCAGGATGTGCTGCGAAGGGACAGCGGAGCAGCCGCGTCAGGGACTGATCtgttccctcctgccctccctgctcccaccctgctgcaggACAAGGCAGTGCcgagcagcactgcaggggaagCTGCAAGAAGGGGCTGGCACCACAGTGCTGGGGACAACGCCAACATTCAGCAGCTTCTTCCTACCTGGGCAGGTTGCCATTACAAGGAGGACAGCACCAACAGGAGATGCTCCATGCCCCGGTGGCAGGGTCCTGCTCTGGGGCTGCTGCatttccctgtgtccttccccccACAGAAAGGGGCCTCGAGACCCCTCCAAGGGGCTCTGTAGCGCTCGGAGCAAACCTGGGGGATCTGGGCACTCGCAAGTGGAGCGTTGCCTTCCTCTGggctggccgggggtgctgcccGGGACTTTCGGGGACATGATGGAGCTGCATTTGTCCTGTGGATGGTCCCACGCTCACAGCTCTGACTCCCACCCTGCTACGTCGCCGGGCACAGACCCCCCCACCAGAACAAAGGCAGCAGCTCACCCAGGTGACTCCAGTCTCGGGGCACAGGGGCTGTGTGagcacacacatgtgtgtgcgAGAGGGGATCAGGGCATGCTACGGGGTTACCTGCAAACAACAAACAGAAGGACAGGGACTTACTGCATCTCTTCCTTCACACATCGCTTCCTCCTTTAGCGGCTCCAGGCGTGGGCTCTGCATTTAACACCACAGCAAAAATCACCGTTACTGGGAGAACTTTACAACAAGGTAAAACGTGGCAGTAACCCACAGTGCAGCCCAGCTGAGCAGGACGGATGGGTCCCAGCTGAGCGGGGACACTCCTTAGGGAACCTGGGGGAGAACAGGGATGTGAGCTGCACATCTGTGGGGCTCGGGGTCAGGTCAGCATGGACCATGGAGAAGCCCGGGGAGGGTCAGCAGagctgaggggagaggggggcttTGGAGACAGCAGCTTTGCAAGTCGGGGTGTGGTGAATGGGTGCCAGGACCGAATGCCAGTGCCACTGGCACGGGGAGAGGTCCCAACACTGCCCTGGCCGGCGTCGAGGTgcggggcagcccccagcccacctCCCCTCTGCCACGCACCTTGCACTCTAGCTTCTCGatgagctgctgcagcctgttGATCTGTGCCATCCACTGGCTGTTGTCTTCGACACAAACACCTGTacagggaagggcagagaggtGTCACCGAAAAAGCTTGCTTTTGTCATTGCAAAAGCTTGCTCAAGACCCTGAAAACCACAAAAGCTTCTAAACTGATTTAAACCAAAATACTGGTTGGTTTTTCTCCAGAAACTTTTCCCACTGCTCAAGAGATACAACatcccacagcagctccagctggcGCCTGGGTGTGATGGTCCAGGCCCCGCTGTCCCGCGCTGCTACTCCCACACCCACTCCAGGCTCCAGTGGGGCAGAGACACCAACCCAAGGGATGGCCAGGCTGCAGATACCTGTTGTTAGCATCCCGGAGTAGGGGTCTGTCGGAGACAGACAGACGTTCTTCTGTCCTCTGCGCCCACATCGTCTCCCTGACCGCAGGCCAACTGAGGTCTCAGATTTCTTTATGTCctttctgaaagaataaaatacaaaaggcaGGGTTGAAGTCACTGACTATATGGGTCAGCTTCACAGCAGGCTTCGAAAGGGCAGATCCTGCTCCCAGGTGTCCCTCCCAGGGAGATCCGCCAGTCCTGCCCCATGCTGCAACCCCCACgggtggtggggagagggggaggaccAGCATGTCCCACCTCCTTACCTCTCCCGTCCCGCCTGCTCCTCCACGGTGTCCACGGCACACTCGAGCGAGGCCTGCAGGGACTGCAGCTGGTGCATGGTTTCCCGCAGCAGGAAACGGGTCAAGAACTGCTCCATCTTTGAGGAGGTCTCGTACCtctgcagggaaggggagaggatcTGTCAGATGCTTTCGGCTCTGCGCAGGGGGAGCGGAGCCACATCTGGAAGGGGTTGGCCCTTAAATAAACCCAACAAGGGGGATCCTGATCAAATTTTCGATTATTGTAAGAAATGACAGCACTGTAGGACAAAAGCATCCTCTGGATGCATGCCTGCGAGGTCACAACCCAGAACACACAGCATGAGACCTCCCCATCCTGTCCGCAGCACCCACAGTCCCTGGGAGCCCTGGAGGACTGCAGGTGGACACTTCCAAGCTGCAAAGTAAAGGCCACTTGCAGAAATAGCCCCCAGCTCCGGGGAGGGCTCTGGGGCAGGAAGAGCATCCCTTGCTGCACCCAGCAGCTCACACACTGCTCTGGAGTGTGCTCTGTGCTGGAGGGGTGTCGGGTGAGAACACGGGGCTGTGTGCCCTCTCCTCGCCACACTCCTGCCCGGTCTGATGTGCAAAGTGTGCACCACAGGCGTTGGTGCTGGGGGCGTGTAAAGGCAGGTCCAGGGGGGCACACAAGAAGCGCTGGGGAGAATGGGGGGGTCACTGTGCATTCTGGCAAGAAGGCAAGATGGCCCGGAGGGCACCTAAGCAGCAGGTCAGGATGCATGCCATCCTCCAGGACATGTCTGAGAAGCATAGAGAGCCAGGGAAGTGCctggacacagacacaggcaccccaaactccttccttcctttgccAGCTGAGATCACAAATCCTCTTGGCCAAAAATCTGGGTGCAATGAACGGCTGCAGCCTGGAGCATGGCTCCTTTCCACATGCTATGGGTTCTGCTGGCAGCACCATTCCCTGCAGCCTGGTCCAATCCCTTTACTTTCCCGTCCAGTCTTCACTTGCTTCCATAAAACCACCTGGAGTTTTGTCCTTGCACTGTTAGACATCCCAAGGGCCTGGGGAAAATCTCCAGGCCCCCAGGGATGAAGACAAGGTACCCAAGGAGGGACGCTCAGGAGGCAGGGAGCAAGGAGACAGGAAGAAAGGCTGAGGCACGTACCCAGACAGACACTTCGAGAGCAGGCAGAGTTCTCCTCTGCTGGGGCTGAGCCAGTCTCCCTTGCAAAGCAGGTACCTGTGGCTGGTCTTCCCCTGCAAGACTCCTCTTGTTCCACTGCAGGGTGaggctcttcctccctccctggcgTCCCTCAGGAGTGCCAGTC
The sequence above is drawn from the Strix uralensis isolate ZFMK-TIS-50842 chromosome 18, bStrUra1, whole genome shotgun sequence genome and encodes:
- the NECAB3 gene encoding N-terminal EF-hand calcium-binding protein 3 isoform X1 encodes the protein MMACAELLAVCLLSADRGPAPRRQPLPIFHDIFRRADKNDDGKLSFEEFKNYFADGILSSEELWELFSGIDRRHSEEPTVPHSSFSPCPSSPTFAPPPIHPALSNVETEKLCDYFSAYLGEYRNVLSALEALNSAVLAAMDKTKLRYETSSKMEQFLTRFLLRETMHQLQSLQASLECAVDTVEEQAGRERKDIKKSETSVGLRSGRRCGRRGQKNVCLSPTDPYSGMLTTGVCVEDNSQWMAQINRLQQLIEKLECKSPRLEPLKEEAMCEGRDAHILVAKRQISVATSSIEEFRQAFRSYTEVTAGQSSCLHVSACKLTDEACFILYEFWQDVTSWRSHLQSSCSKTFQRSIISLLESPELLTTMLFPASWWIMNSN
- the NECAB3 gene encoding N-terminal EF-hand calcium-binding protein 3 isoform X2 produces the protein MMACAELLAVCLLSADRGPAPRRQPLPIFHDIFRRADKNDDGKLSFEEFKNYFADGILSSEELWELFSGIDRRHSDNVETEKLCDYFSAYLGEYRNVLSALEALNSAVLAAMDKTKLRYETSSKMEQFLTRFLLRETMHQLQSLQASLECAVDTVEEQAGRERKDIKKSETSVGLRSGRRCGRRGQKNVCLSPTDPYSGMLTTGVCVEDNSQWMAQINRLQQLIEKLECKSPRLEPLKEEAMCEGRDAHILVAKRQISVATSSIEEFRQAFRSYTEVTAGQSSCLHVSACKLTDEACFILYEFWQDVTSWRSHLQSSCSKTFQRSIISLLESPELLTTMLFPASWWIMNSN